A window of Oncorhynchus nerka isolate Pitt River linkage group LG4, Oner_Uvic_2.0, whole genome shotgun sequence contains these coding sequences:
- the LOC135571467 gene encoding cilia- and flagella-associated protein 251-like → MSRKRRSGKKRSGKKRSRKERSGEEQKEEERKEEEQKGEERKEEEQKEEERKEEEQKGEERKEEEQKEEERKEEEQKEEERKEEERKGEERKEEEQKGEERKGEEWKGEEQKGEEQKGEERKGEEWKGEEWKEEEQKGEERKEEERKGEERKGEEWKGEEWKEEEQKGEERKEEEQKGEERKGEEWKEEEQKGEERKGEEPRGEMYGHATTHTVCYHSNRSVAIVTEL, encoded by the coding sequence ATGagcagaaagaggaggagcggAAAGAAGAGGAGCGGAAAGAAGAGGAGcagaaaggagaggagtggagaggagcagaaagaggaggagcggAAAGAAGAGGAGCAGAAAGGAGAGGAGCGGAAAGAAGAGGagcagaaagaggaggagcggAAAGAAGAGGAGCAGAAAGGAGAGGAGCGGAAAGAAGAGGagcagaaagaggaggagcggAAAGAAGAGGagcagaaagaggaggagcggAAAGAAGAGGAGCGGAAAGGAGAGGAGCGGAAAGAAGAGGAGCAGAAAGGAGAGGAGCggaaaggagaggagtggaaaggagaggagcagaaaggagaggagcagaaaggagaggagcggaaaggagaggagtggaaaggagaggagtggaaagaagaggAGCAGAAAGGAGAGGAGCGGAAAGAAGAGGAGCGGAAAGGAGAGGAGCggaaaggagaggagtggaaaggagaggagtggaaagaagaggAGCAGAAAGGAGAGGAGCGGAAAGAAGAGGAGCAGAAAGGAGAGGAGCggaaaggagaggagtggaaagaagaggAGCAGAAAGGAGAGGAACGGAAAGGAGAGGAGCCGAGAGGAGAAATGTATGGACATGCCACTACACATACAGTGTGTTACCATAGTAACAGATCTGTAGCCATAGTAACAGAGCTCTGA